Proteins co-encoded in one Trueperella abortisuis genomic window:
- a CDS encoding sensor histidine kinase, protein MSTSFHRRPTPKVRRSLSVRIVFAFIVIMTVVLVTVSWLATVTLRGSLIDETDRNLRSSGRTIATVTIDQLINDTQDQLLPSDFYLFITYTDPAANTPFGHLTVVNSQIKEENGTPLHPELLAERKSSAPSTVPSTRDGQEWRIITTDLNYSPTNLTSVGSVVIGLPLEPINDTVRNLAGALATLVLITLILGALASYLLVDQSLTGLRDIERATHEVAARNLSVRVPTGTDGSEVALLGQSINKMLARVEESFEVQVASEKRMRQFVSDASHELRTPLATIRGYAELYRLGGVPEGGVDLAMSRIESESERMAHLVEDLLQLARLDERRQINMQHVDLATIALNTVTDFHVRAPQWPAKVVGLTGDEPCSVVVTADAEKVTQVITNLLSNVITHTREGTPVEVAVGTDAEGKVGVVEVRDHGPGIDAPESGRIFERFFRTDTSRSRGSGGSGLGLAIVAAIMEVHDGDAQALQTPGGGLTIRLQFPGVIAEDNGKKKRGRLSR, encoded by the coding sequence ATGAGCACCTCCTTCCACAGGCGCCCGACCCCGAAGGTTCGCCGAAGCCTCTCCGTGCGCATCGTGTTCGCGTTCATCGTCATCATGACGGTGGTGCTGGTGACCGTGTCCTGGCTTGCCACCGTCACGCTACGCGGCTCACTCATCGACGAAACTGACCGCAACCTGCGCTCCTCGGGCCGCACCATCGCCACCGTCACGATCGACCAGCTCATCAACGACACACAAGACCAGCTCCTGCCCTCCGACTTCTATCTCTTCATCACCTACACCGACCCGGCGGCCAACACCCCCTTCGGGCACCTGACGGTGGTCAACTCCCAGATCAAGGAAGAAAACGGCACCCCGCTCCACCCCGAACTGCTGGCCGAGCGGAAGAGCTCCGCGCCCTCCACCGTCCCCTCCACGCGGGACGGCCAAGAGTGGCGCATCATCACCACGGACCTCAACTACTCCCCCACCAACCTCACCTCGGTCGGGTCGGTCGTCATCGGCCTGCCACTCGAGCCGATCAACGACACGGTTCGTAACCTCGCCGGCGCCCTCGCCACCCTCGTGCTCATCACCCTCATCCTCGGCGCGCTCGCCTCCTACCTGCTCGTCGACCAGTCGCTCACCGGCCTGCGCGACATCGAACGCGCCACCCACGAGGTCGCCGCCCGCAACCTCTCCGTGCGCGTACCCACCGGCACGGACGGCTCCGAAGTGGCCCTCCTGGGCCAATCGATCAACAAGATGCTCGCCCGCGTGGAGGAATCCTTCGAGGTCCAGGTCGCCTCCGAGAAACGCATGCGGCAATTCGTCTCCGACGCCTCCCACGAACTGCGCACCCCACTCGCCACCATCCGCGGCTACGCCGAGCTCTACCGACTCGGCGGGGTACCCGAGGGCGGAGTGGACCTGGCAATGTCGCGCATCGAGTCCGAGTCCGAACGCATGGCCCACCTTGTCGAAGACCTCCTCCAGCTCGCCCGACTCGATGAACGCCGCCAGATCAACATGCAGCACGTCGACCTCGCCACCATCGCGCTCAACACCGTCACCGACTTCCACGTCCGCGCCCCGCAATGGCCCGCCAAGGTCGTCGGGCTCACCGGCGACGAGCCCTGCTCCGTCGTCGTGACCGCCGACGCCGAGAAGGTCACGCAGGTCATCACGAACCTGCTGTCCAACGTCATCACCCACACCCGCGAGGGCACCCCCGTCGAGGTCGCCGTGGGTACGGACGCGGAGGGCAAGGTCGGCGTCGTGGAGGTGCGCGACCACGGCCCCGGCATCGACGCCCCTGAATCCGGGCGAATCTTCGAACGCTTCTTCCGCACCGACACCTCACGGTCACGCGGCTCGGGCGGCTCCGGGCTCGGACTGGCGATCGTCGCCGCGATTATGGAGGTTCACGACGGCGACGCCCAGGCCCTCCAAACCCCCGGCGGCGGACTCACCATCCGGCTCCAGTTCCCAGGCGTGATAGCCGAAGATAACGGGAAGAAGAAACGCGGCCGGCTGAGCCGCTAA
- a CDS encoding response regulator transcription factor, translating into MDMASKKPEAKILVVDDEPTIRELLSASLRFAGFDVATAENGAEALKVERTFLADIVVLDIMLPDMDGFEVLTHLREQEPELPVLFLTAKDDVQDRVHGLEVGGDDYVTKPFSLEEVVARIHAILRRTSPEATNPDILRYHDLEMDESSYEVRRAGHDVDLSPTEYKLLRYLLINAERVVSKVQILDHVWDYNWVGEASIVESYISYLRRKIDSPEALGITDPDEAAALEPLIHTKRGIGYVLRRAK; encoded by the coding sequence ATGGACATGGCATCGAAGAAACCCGAGGCGAAGATCCTCGTCGTTGACGACGAACCCACGATCCGCGAGCTACTCTCAGCCTCGTTACGTTTCGCGGGATTCGACGTGGCCACCGCCGAGAACGGCGCGGAGGCGCTCAAGGTGGAAAGGACCTTCCTGGCCGACATCGTCGTGCTCGACATCATGCTCCCGGACATGGACGGCTTCGAGGTGCTCACCCACCTGCGCGAGCAGGAACCGGAGCTTCCGGTCCTCTTCCTCACCGCGAAGGACGACGTGCAGGACCGCGTACACGGCCTGGAGGTGGGCGGCGACGACTACGTCACCAAGCCCTTCTCGCTGGAGGAGGTGGTGGCGCGCATCCACGCGATCCTGCGCCGCACCAGCCCCGAGGCCACCAACCCGGATATACTTCGCTACCACGATCTGGAGATGGACGAAAGCTCCTACGAGGTGCGCCGGGCGGGTCACGACGTCGACCTGTCACCCACCGAATACAAACTGCTACGCTACCTGCTCATCAACGCCGAACGCGTGGTATCCAAAGTCCAGATCCTCGACCACGTGTGGGACTACAACTGGGTGGGCGAGGCCTCGATCGTCGAATCCTATATTTCCTACCTGCGCCGCAAGATCGACTCGCCCGAGGCGCTCGGGATCACGGATCCCGACGAGGCGGCCGCCCTCGAGCCGCTCATCCACACCAAGCGCGGGATCGGCTACGTGCTGCGCCGGGCCAAATGA
- a CDS encoding NYN domain-containing protein — protein sequence MYTLIDGENIDATLGVNILKRAPHPEERPRWDRVLRYNPWSEDDETTGLFYMNASQRTAYTFVQALLAIGWKPVLLTSEDPHIKIVDTGIQRTLEAIAIHRPGADIIIASHDVDYLPQVSDLLDAGHRVAIMCFREFLSAQLAELEDRGLEIIDLEYDVGAFNQTLNRIYPIDIDEFDPLAFI from the coding sequence ATGTATACCCTGATCGACGGTGAAAACATCGACGCCACCCTCGGCGTCAACATCCTCAAGCGCGCCCCGCACCCGGAAGAGCGTCCCCGCTGGGATCGCGTGCTGCGCTACAACCCGTGGAGCGAGGATGATGAGACGACCGGCCTGTTCTACATGAACGCTTCCCAACGCACGGCATACACCTTCGTTCAGGCCCTCCTCGCAATCGGTTGGAAGCCGGTCCTACTCACCAGTGAGGATCCGCACATCAAAATCGTCGACACCGGCATCCAACGCACGCTCGAGGCCATTGCGATCCACCGCCCGGGTGCGGACATCATCATCGCCTCGCACGACGTCGACTATCTGCCCCAGGTCAGCGACCTGCTGGACGCCGGCCACCGGGTGGCGATCATGTGTTTCCGCGAGTTTCTCTCAGCGCAGTTGGCCGAGCTGGAGGATCGGGGGCTAGAGATTATCGACCTCGAGTACGACGTAGGCGCCTTCAACCAAACGCTCAACCGGATCTACCCGATCGACATCGACGAATTCGACCCGCTCGCCTTCATCTGA
- a CDS encoding PspA/IM30 family protein: MAEKQSILGRMAQLAKANINALIDRAEDPQKMLDQMVRDYTNSIAEAEDAVAVTIGNLRLAEADYNEDITSAREWGQKAQAAVTKAKEMREAGNEEGAAKFDNLAKVALERQIRHEGEAREAEPMIRSQQEVVAKLKDGLNVMRAKLEELKSKRDQLVARQKSAAAQNKVQDAISSINVLDPTSELSRFEDKVRREEAIAAGRAELSASSLDAQFAELEESETSSEVAARLAALQAGEAPKVIEGKEFTDY; the protein is encoded by the coding sequence ATGGCAGAAAAGCAGTCCATCCTTGGGCGCATGGCCCAGTTGGCCAAGGCCAACATCAACGCGCTCATCGACCGCGCCGAGGATCCGCAGAAGATGCTCGACCAGATGGTGCGCGACTACACCAACTCCATCGCTGAGGCGGAAGACGCCGTCGCCGTCACCATCGGCAACCTGCGCCTAGCCGAGGCGGATTACAACGAGGACATCACCTCGGCCCGCGAGTGGGGGCAGAAGGCACAGGCCGCCGTCACGAAAGCCAAGGAGATGCGCGAGGCCGGCAACGAGGAGGGCGCAGCGAAGTTCGACAACCTCGCCAAGGTCGCCCTCGAGCGCCAGATCCGCCACGAGGGCGAGGCCCGCGAGGCCGAGCCGATGATCCGCTCCCAGCAGGAAGTGGTGGCCAAGCTCAAGGACGGCCTCAACGTCATGCGCGCAAAGCTCGAGGAACTCAAGTCCAAGCGCGACCAGCTGGTCGCCCGCCAAAAGTCCGCCGCCGCCCAGAACAAGGTCCAAGACGCCATCTCCTCCATTAACGTGCTCGACCCCACCTCGGAGCTGTCCCGCTTCGAGGACAAGGTCCGCCGCGAGGAAGCCATCGCCGCTGGCCGCGCCGAGCTGTCGGCCTCCTCGCTCGACGCCCAGTTCGCCGAGCTGGAGGAATCGGAAACCTCCAGCGAAGTCGCCGCCCGCCTTGCCGCCCTCCAGGCCGGCGAGGCTCCCAAGGTGATCGAGGGCAAGGAATTCACCGACTACTAA
- a CDS encoding TPM domain-containing protein, translated as MRKPHVLASALMALGAVLVPTTAFAEPPQELDSRFTDLAGVVDDDAAAAAQISEVPGDDLWVVTVNNLDGMDAQQWAAQTHKTSGMDRYDGVIVISVETSEVGWHSTSNTDVTEAVLNKSLSPYVMELFGKGEWDRGVTTLAKNVASLARGGNLVDDSGGFPWPLVGIGVAALGTGGALALNKRRKVKASAADADKQVQTASAALLAIDDEVRAASAELEFARAEFGLEATQSFQQTIDKAREATSAAFQIHSQLHDADPETPQEKLDLSAKITELVTSAREALESHTKEFSKLRNLAAHVEAKTAEFRTRMAEIDQRLELGTRTVDNLEVNYPASALATLRTYPAQVTHLLEATSQSLQSADAELAAGDRNGAVPYVRMAEATLDQASQLTQALLNAPQQLEAASEEMRTRVASLSSDIADALRLAPTDPTVGPLLATAQEAVQRASGANADPFRAVEELHDTETKIDLALEPFRAAEETRKKLEANVSQALQYARRAIDDAEATVTRYRASARSGAREQLAYARDSYQRATRGGDPQERLQLAEAARVAANRAKQAALTDVERMDRGGPYGSGGYSSGDDAFAGALAGSILSGVARGILMGGFGGDGFGGRQGGSGGGFGGGFGGGATGGRRGF; from the coding sequence ATGAGAAAGCCGCACGTCCTTGCATCCGCCTTGATGGCACTTGGAGCCGTGCTCGTTCCCACCACCGCGTTCGCGGAACCGCCCCAGGAACTGGACTCGCGATTCACCGACCTGGCGGGCGTGGTCGACGACGACGCGGCGGCGGCCGCCCAGATCTCCGAGGTCCCGGGCGATGACCTATGGGTGGTGACCGTCAACAATTTGGACGGCATGGACGCCCAGCAGTGGGCGGCGCAGACGCACAAGACGTCGGGCATGGATCGCTACGACGGCGTGATCGTCATCTCGGTGGAAACCAGCGAGGTCGGCTGGCATTCGACAAGCAATACGGACGTCACCGAGGCGGTGCTCAACAAGTCGCTCAGCCCGTACGTCATGGAGCTCTTCGGCAAGGGCGAGTGGGACCGTGGCGTGACCACCCTCGCGAAAAACGTGGCGTCACTGGCCCGCGGCGGCAACCTGGTAGACGATTCAGGCGGGTTCCCGTGGCCGTTGGTCGGGATCGGCGTGGCGGCACTCGGCACCGGCGGCGCGCTCGCCCTCAACAAGCGGCGCAAGGTCAAGGCCTCCGCGGCCGACGCGGACAAGCAGGTCCAAACGGCCTCCGCCGCACTCCTTGCCATCGACGACGAGGTCCGCGCCGCAAGCGCCGAACTGGAGTTCGCCCGCGCCGAGTTTGGACTCGAGGCGACCCAGTCCTTCCAGCAGACGATCGACAAGGCGCGCGAGGCGACGTCGGCGGCGTTCCAGATTCACTCCCAGCTTCACGACGCCGACCCGGAGACCCCGCAGGAGAAGCTGGATCTGAGCGCGAAGATCACGGAGCTGGTCACGTCGGCGCGCGAGGCGCTCGAAAGCCACACGAAGGAGTTCTCAAAGCTGCGTAACCTCGCCGCTCACGTGGAGGCTAAGACGGCCGAGTTTAGGACCCGGATGGCGGAGATCGACCAGCGCCTGGAGCTGGGCACGCGCACGGTCGATAACCTCGAGGTCAACTATCCGGCCTCCGCGCTGGCCACCCTGCGCACCTACCCCGCCCAGGTCACGCACCTGCTAGAGGCCACGAGCCAGTCGCTTCAGTCCGCCGATGCCGAGCTCGCGGCCGGCGATCGTAACGGGGCGGTGCCGTATGTGCGGATGGCGGAGGCCACCCTCGACCAGGCCTCCCAGCTCACCCAGGCCCTGCTCAACGCGCCCCAGCAGCTGGAGGCGGCGTCGGAAGAGATGCGCACGCGGGTGGCGTCGCTATCCTCCGACATCGCCGACGCCCTCCGACTTGCCCCCACCGATCCGACGGTGGGGCCGCTGCTGGCCACGGCCCAGGAGGCGGTCCAGCGTGCATCTGGAGCGAACGCGGACCCGTTCCGCGCCGTCGAGGAGCTACACGACACCGAGACCAAGATCGACCTCGCCCTTGAACCGTTCCGTGCGGCCGAGGAGACCCGCAAGAAGCTGGAGGCCAACGTTAGCCAGGCGCTGCAGTATGCGCGTCGGGCGATCGACGACGCCGAGGCCACCGTCACCCGCTACCGTGCCTCGGCCCGTAGCGGGGCCCGCGAGCAGCTGGCCTACGCTCGGGATTCCTACCAGCGGGCCACCCGCGGCGGGGATCCGCAGGAGCGTCTTCAGTTGGCGGAAGCGGCCCGGGTGGCGGCAAATCGGGCCAAGCAGGCCGCGTTGACCGACGTGGAGCGGATGGATCGCGGCGGGCCCTACGGATCGGGCGGTTACTCCTCCGGTGACGACGCTTTCGCTGGAGCGTTGGCCGGCTCGATTCTGTCCGGGGTGGCTCGCGGCATCCTCATGGGCGGCTTCGGCGGCGATGGCTTCGGTGGCCGCCAGGGCGGCTCCGGAGGAGGCTTCGGAGGTGGCTTCGGTGGCGGTGCCACGGGCGGACGCCGCGGATTCTAG
- a CDS encoding cold-shock protein, with the protein MPKGKVKFFDEKKGFGFIAGDDGQEVYLPESSVPLGVRLRAGTRVEYGIGDTRRGPAALQVSVIEKHKSLAAANRRSAEDMVPLIEDLIKILDQASSTLRRGRYPEGGTRIAQALRALAEDFDV; encoded by the coding sequence GTGCCTAAAGGAAAGGTGAAGTTCTTCGACGAGAAGAAGGGCTTTGGTTTTATTGCCGGCGACGACGGGCAGGAGGTCTACCTGCCCGAATCTTCGGTGCCGCTCGGCGTGCGCCTGCGTGCTGGAACGCGCGTTGAATACGGTATCGGCGATACGCGCCGCGGGCCGGCCGCGCTGCAGGTGTCGGTGATTGAGAAGCACAAGTCGCTGGCGGCGGCGAACCGTCGCTCGGCTGAGGACATGGTTCCACTCATCGAGGACCTGATTAAGATTCTCGATCAAGCTTCCAGTACGCTCCGTCGGGGCCGCTATCCGGAGGGCGGCACGCGCATTGCTCAGGCGCTGCGGGCTCTCGCTGAGGATTTTGATGTCTAA
- a CDS encoding DUF3027 domain-containing protein, whose protein sequence is MSNRINPTQNATREKTLARAVDQAREALLEVTHASNIGEHAGVVQVAERVVTHAFVCLLPGYRGWFWTVTLSRVPRARRGTVDEVALLPGPDALLAPEWVPWADRLRPGDVSGTDRLPYNPDDANLQANDALLEEGFEATGVDGDELAEFELGLGRARVLSDEGRQEAFKRWYEGEGGPHNQATRSAKAACSTCGYLLHMGGSARRLFGVCANEWSAYDGRVVSLDHGCGAHSETDTPTPEKLWDPTDPVLDDNDLDVSANE, encoded by the coding sequence ATGTCTAATCGTATTAACCCCACCCAAAACGCAACCCGCGAAAAGACGCTCGCGCGCGCTGTGGACCAGGCTCGCGAAGCCCTCCTCGAGGTCACGCACGCATCCAACATCGGCGAGCACGCCGGCGTCGTCCAGGTGGCTGAACGCGTGGTCACCCACGCCTTCGTCTGCCTGCTACCCGGATACAGGGGCTGGTTCTGGACTGTCACGCTCTCGCGCGTGCCGAGGGCCCGGCGCGGCACGGTGGACGAAGTCGCCCTGCTGCCCGGCCCCGACGCGCTGCTCGCGCCTGAGTGGGTGCCGTGGGCGGACCGGCTACGCCCCGGCGACGTGAGCGGGACGGACCGGCTACCCTACAACCCGGACGACGCGAACCTCCAAGCCAATGACGCGCTGCTGGAGGAGGGCTTCGAGGCGACGGGCGTGGACGGCGACGAGCTTGCCGAGTTCGAGCTCGGCCTCGGCCGGGCGCGTGTGCTGTCGGACGAGGGGCGCCAAGAGGCCTTCAAGCGCTGGTATGAGGGCGAGGGCGGCCCACACAACCAGGCCACCCGCTCGGCGAAGGCGGCGTGCTCCACGTGCGGCTACCTGCTCCACATGGGGGGCTCGGCACGCCGGCTGTTCGGCGTGTGTGCCAACGAGTGGAGCGCCTACGACGGGCGAGTGGTCTCGCTCGACCACGGTTGCGGGGCACATTCGGAGACGGACACCCCAACCCCGGAGAAACTGTGGGACCCCACGGATCCCGTGCTCGACGATAACGATCTGGACGTCTCCGCGAACGAGTAG
- the manA gene encoding mannose-6-phosphate isomerase, class I has translation MHIIQGRVRDYAWGARDVIPKFFGLPPADFPVAELWLGAHAGAPARYDVGPHASALAAEDVRSSRGAAAGSDAAVRAGQVGAEPAGAAAGGRTNSPANLRDYIACDPEGALGRDVMHRHKGELPFLLKLIAPAQPLSLQVHPSMEQAQRGFARESAEGIALDAPNRSYRDASHKPELVYAFTRFEALVGFRSPRRIIGVLEGLGTELTDRLAEAIRCEPNANGVRGAFSSLLSAARPTPQAVAEVVAACRRRPAEDSPSPRADAIVGRLAGYFPDDPGVVASLLLNPVTLNPGEAMFTPAGTVHAYLSGFGLEIMANSDNVLRAGLTSKYVDVDELLDVMETVAAPPIRIAPERISPVQSTYYAPVDDFELSIINLRDATRRVKLRGAGPRILFCVAGAAEIRTASGQYCLMNTGQAVFVRADDGAIQARGAGRLVQADAP, from the coding sequence ATGCACATCATTCAGGGCCGTGTGCGCGACTATGCCTGGGGCGCGCGGGATGTGATCCCGAAGTTCTTCGGTTTGCCCCCCGCCGACTTCCCCGTAGCCGAGCTGTGGCTCGGCGCGCACGCCGGCGCCCCCGCCCGCTACGATGTGGGCCCGCACGCGAGCGCGCTCGCGGCTGAGGACGTGCGGTCTTCTCGCGGCGCGGCGGCCGGTAGCGATGCGGCGGTTCGCGCCGGCCAGGTCGGCGCTGAGCCCGCCGGCGCGGCGGCCGGCGGCCGGACCAACTCGCCCGCCAACCTCCGCGACTACATCGCCTGCGACCCGGAGGGCGCGCTGGGGCGAGATGTCATGCACCGCCACAAGGGTGAGCTTCCCTTCCTGCTCAAGCTCATCGCGCCCGCCCAGCCGCTGTCCTTGCAGGTGCACCCCTCGATGGAGCAGGCTCAGCGGGGCTTCGCGCGGGAGTCGGCTGAGGGGATCGCGCTGGACGCGCCGAATCGTTCCTACAGGGACGCCAGCCACAAGCCGGAGCTGGTCTACGCCTTCACGCGTTTTGAGGCACTGGTCGGCTTCCGTTCCCCGCGCCGCATCATCGGCGTGCTCGAGGGGCTGGGCACCGAGCTCACCGACCGGCTGGCGGAGGCTATCCGTTGCGAGCCCAACGCGAACGGGGTGCGCGGTGCCTTCTCCTCTCTACTCTCTGCGGCGCGCCCCACCCCGCAAGCCGTGGCCGAGGTGGTGGCGGCGTGCCGTCGTCGTCCCGCGGAGGATTCCCCCTCCCCGCGCGCGGACGCGATCGTGGGCCGGCTGGCGGGCTACTTCCCGGACGACCCCGGCGTCGTCGCCTCGCTCCTGCTCAACCCCGTCACGCTGAATCCTGGCGAGGCGATGTTCACTCCGGCAGGCACCGTCCATGCCTACCTTTCCGGCTTCGGGCTGGAGATCATGGCGAACTCGGACAACGTGTTGCGCGCCGGCCTGACGTCGAAATACGTGGACGTGGACGAGTTGCTCGACGTCATGGAGACCGTGGCCGCCCCGCCGATCCGCATCGCGCCCGAGCGGATCTCGCCGGTGCAGTCCACCTATTACGCCCCCGTCGACGACTTTGAGCTGTCCATCATCAACCTGCGCGACGCCACCCGCCGCGTCAAGCTGCGCGGCGCCGGGCCGCGGATCCTCTTCTGCGTCGCGGGTGCGGCCGAGATCCGCACGGCCAGCGGCCAGTATTGCCTGATGAACACGGGGCAGGCGGTGTTTGTGCGTGCCGACGACGGCGCCATCCAGGCTCGCGGGGCCGGCCGCCTCGTCCAGGCGGACGCTCCGTAG
- a CDS encoding NCS2 family permease, whose amino-acid sequence MSTTKSTAQKQNTPSILDSYFRLSERGSSVRKELRGGLVTFFAMAYILVLNPIILSGPDSTGQFLGGGSEPNLPAIAAGTAIVAGVMSILMGAVANFPLALAAGLGLNSIVAYTIVQLPGMTWADGMGIIVIEGIVIVLLVLTGLREAIFRAVPNVLRTAISVGIGLFITLIGLINSGIVGTGATPLAFGVRGSISTWPLVVFVIGLILTLALMVRKVQGAILWGIITSTILAVIVEAIGHLGAKGENNIGGWGLTIPALDGSPVQVPNFSTLGQFSIVGPFQKIGVLAVVVLAFSVMLADFFDTMGTMVAVASEGDLLDEDGNPPHTQRILLVDSLGAIAGGMGGVSSNTSFVESATGVADGARTGLSTIFTGIFFLLATFLAPLFAMVPSEAAAPALVAVGFLMMQQVVEIKWSDLGVAIPAFVTIIFMPFGYSITVGIGVGFIVYVIMQAVVGKARNVHPLMYATAVTFVIYFLLDPISKALGVA is encoded by the coding sequence GTGAGCACTACGAAGAGCACTGCGCAAAAGCAGAACACACCATCCATCCTTGATTCATACTTCCGCCTGTCCGAGCGCGGATCCTCCGTGCGCAAGGAACTGCGCGGAGGCCTCGTGACATTCTTCGCGATGGCCTACATCCTCGTGCTGAACCCGATCATCCTCTCGGGACCGGACTCGACCGGCCAATTCCTCGGCGGCGGCAGCGAACCGAACCTCCCCGCGATTGCCGCGGGCACCGCGATCGTCGCGGGCGTCATGTCGATCCTCATGGGCGCGGTGGCGAACTTCCCGCTGGCACTTGCCGCCGGCCTTGGGCTGAACTCGATCGTGGCCTACACGATCGTCCAGCTGCCCGGCATGACGTGGGCTGACGGCATGGGCATCATCGTCATCGAAGGTATCGTCATCGTCCTACTGGTGCTGACCGGCCTGCGCGAGGCGATCTTCCGCGCCGTGCCCAACGTTTTGCGGACCGCGATCTCCGTGGGTATCGGCCTGTTCATCACGCTCATCGGCCTGATCAACTCCGGCATCGTCGGCACTGGCGCCACCCCGCTCGCCTTCGGCGTCCGCGGCTCAATCTCCACGTGGCCGCTCGTCGTGTTCGTCATCGGCCTGATCCTCACCCTGGCGCTCATGGTGCGAAAGGTGCAGGGCGCGATCCTGTGGGGCATCATCACCAGCACGATCCTCGCCGTCATCGTCGAGGCCATCGGCCACCTCGGCGCCAAGGGCGAGAACAACATCGGGGGCTGGGGCCTGACCATCCCCGCGCTCGACGGTTCGCCCGTCCAGGTGCCGAACTTCTCCACGCTCGGCCAGTTCTCCATCGTCGGCCCGTTCCAGAAGATCGGTGTGCTCGCCGTCGTCGTGCTGGCCTTCTCCGTCATGCTTGCCGACTTCTTCGACACCATGGGCACCATGGTCGCCGTCGCCTCCGAGGGCGACCTCCTGGATGAGGACGGCAACCCGCCGCACACCCAGCGCATCCTCCTCGTCGACTCCCTCGGCGCGATCGCCGGCGGCATGGGCGGCGTGTCCTCCAACACCTCGTTCGTGGAGTCGGCCACCGGCGTCGCCGACGGCGCCCGCACCGGCCTGTCGACCATCTTCACCGGCATCTTCTTCCTGCTGGCCACCTTCCTCGCCCCGCTGTTCGCGATGGTTCCCTCCGAGGCCGCTGCGCCCGCGCTCGTGGCGGTCGGCTTCCTCATGATGCAGCAGGTGGTGGAGATCAAGTGGTCCGACCTCGGTGTAGCGATTCCCGCCTTCGTCACCATCATCTTCATGCCGTTCGGCTACTCGATCACGGTGGGCATCGGCGTGGGCTTCATCGTGTACGTCATCATGCAGGCCGTGGTGGGCAAGGCCCGCAACGTGCACCCGCTCATGTACGCCACCGCAGTCACCTTCGTGATCTACTTCCTCCTGGATCCGATCAGTAAGGCGCTCGGCGTGGCCTAA
- the serC gene encoding phosphoserine transaminase, producing the protein MSALLLPDDGRFGSGPSKVRPAQLAAISGSQLMGTSHRKSGVRDVVASIQWGLRELFRLPQGYEVILGNGGASALWDAISFCLVEDRAQAAVIGEFSGKAARAVERAPWLSAPDVRRVEPGQMVECEPADVDTYLYAHNETSTGATTPLRRVAPDTGALTVVDATSIAGGIVFDPADVDFYYFSPQKCFGSDGGLWLALASPAALERIERLTAERWVPDFLNLRLAVTNSRKAQTLNTPAIATLLMLEEQVHWMLDLGGLATMEARSRASSDAVYEWAEARPFATPFIAPAYRSPVVCTIDFADGAGVDGAAVAARLREFGVLDVEPYRSLGRNQLRIATFPAIEVEDVRRLLGLIDEIIGQGEHRR; encoded by the coding sequence ATGAGCGCGTTACTACTGCCCGACGACGGCCGCTTCGGTTCAGGTCCCTCAAAAGTCCGACCCGCCCAGCTCGCGGCAATTTCCGGCTCCCAGCTGATGGGCACGTCTCATCGCAAGTCGGGCGTGCGGGACGTCGTCGCCTCGATCCAGTGGGGCCTGCGCGAGCTGTTCCGCCTGCCACAGGGATACGAGGTGATCCTCGGCAACGGCGGCGCATCCGCACTGTGGGATGCCATCTCGTTCTGCCTGGTCGAGGACCGCGCGCAGGCCGCCGTCATCGGCGAATTCTCCGGGAAGGCCGCCCGCGCCGTCGAGCGCGCCCCGTGGCTGTCCGCCCCGGACGTGCGCCGCGTGGAACCCGGCCAGATGGTCGAGTGCGAGCCCGCCGACGTCGACACCTACCTCTACGCCCACAACGAGACCTCCACCGGGGCCACGACGCCGCTGCGCCGGGTCGCGCCGGACACCGGAGCGCTGACCGTGGTTGACGCCACCTCCATCGCCGGCGGAATCGTCTTTGACCCCGCCGACGTCGATTTCTACTACTTCTCCCCGCAAAAGTGCTTCGGCTCCGACGGCGGCCTGTGGCTGGCCCTCGCCTCCCCCGCCGCGCTAGAGCGGATCGAGCGCCTGACCGCCGAGCGCTGGGTGCCCGACTTCCTTAATCTGCGCCTCGCCGTCACCAACTCGCGCAAAGCCCAGACGTTGAACACCCCGGCGATTGCCACGCTCCTCATGCTCGAGGAGCAGGTGCACTGGATGCTTGACCTCGGCGGGCTAGCCACGATGGAGGCCCGGTCCCGGGCCAGCTCCGACGCGGTCTACGAGTGGGCCGAGGCGCGCCCGTTCGCCACGCCGTTCATCGCCCCCGCCTACCGCTCACCGGTGGTGTGTACGATCGACTTCGCCGATGGCGCGGGGGTGGATGGCGCCGCCGTAGCGGCCCGGCTGCGAGAGTTTGGCGTCCTGGATGTGGAGCCCTACCGCTCGCTCGGGCGCAACCAGTTGCGCATCGCCACGTTCCCCGCGATCGAGGTCGAGGACGTGCGCCGCCTGCTCGGCCTCATCGACGAGATCATCGGCCAGGGGGAGCACCGCCGCTAG